One Setaria viridis chromosome 3, Setaria_viridis_v4.0, whole genome shotgun sequence DNA window includes the following coding sequences:
- the LOC117850374 gene encoding uncharacterized protein At2g34160, with protein MQAVRPAAAEEEAHQAQAAQQEQAVREEAAAEVKREVAKAHEEEEAPEEKDVAVVGEEAETEGEAEAEAEGEGEAGVSAKKNRIQVSTNKKPLYFYVNLAKRYMQNYDEVELSALGMAIGTVVTVAEILKNNGLATEKKILTSTIGTKDESKGRLVRKAKIEILLCKSENFNSIMSSKKSDRPKSAEEEIKV; from the exons ATGCAGGCGgtgcgcccggcggcggcggaggaggaggcccatCAGGCCCAGGCGGCGCAGCAGGAGCAGGCGGtgagggaggaggccgccgccgaggtgAAGAGGGAGGTGGCGAAGGcgcacgaggaggaggaggcgccggaggAGAAGGACGTGGCGGtggtcggggaggaggcggagaccgagggggaggcggaggcggaggcggagggggaaggggaggctGGGGTGTCGGCGAAGAAGAACCGCATCCAGGTGTCCACCAACAAGAAGCCGCTCTATTTCTACGTCAATCTCGCCAAG AGGTACATGCAGAATTACGACGAGGTTGAACTCTCTGCTCTGGGCATGG CCATTGGCACCGTTGTGACCGTCGCCGAGATCCTCAAGAACAACGGCCTCGCCACTGAAAAGA AGATCCTGACATCAACCATCGGCACCAAAGACGAGTCAAAGGGTCGGCTTGTCCGTAAAGCCAAG ATCGAGATCCTGCTTTGCAAATCGGAGAACTTCAACAGCATCATGTCCAGCAAGAAGTCGGACCGCCCGAAATCCGCCGAGGAAGAGATCAAGGTGTGA